The following are encoded together in the Labrus mixtus chromosome 2, fLabMix1.1, whole genome shotgun sequence genome:
- the g3bp2a gene encoding ras GTPase-activating protein-binding protein 2 isoform X1: protein MVMEKPSPLLVGREFVRQYYTLLNKAPDFLHRFYGRSSSYVHGGLDPSGKLAEAVYGQAEIHKKVMSLQFSECHTKIRHVDAHATLSDGVVVQVLGELSNNGQPMRKFMQTFVLAPEGSVANKFYVHNDIFRYEDEVFGDSEAELDEESEEEVEEEAEERQPSPEPLQESPNSTTYYESHPVTNGVEEPMEEPAPEPEPELEPEPKAEETKPEAEEKVLEEMEEKAPSPVPAESPPNTQEPAKTFSWASVTSKNLPPTGTVTSSGISPHVVKAPSSQPRIEAKPESQTAPSRPRDQRTRDRPAFTQRGPRPDGVASSESQTGKPHLSFVNKGGRADTESGDMDSRRIVRYPDSHQLFVGNLPHDIDESELKEFFMTYGNVVELRINTKGVGGKLPNFGFVVFDDSDPVQRILGAKVDGPIMFRGEVRLNVEEKKTRAVRERETRGGGDERRDMRRNDRGPGSSRGIVGSGMMRERDGRGPPPRGGMAPKPGMGSGRGSGGQGEGRFTTQRR from the exons ATGGTGATGGAGAAGCCAAGTCCCCTGCTTGTAGGGCGGGAGTTTGTGAGGCAGTATTACACACTCTTAAACAAAGCGCCTGATTTTCTGCACAG GTTTTATGGAAGGAGTTCTTCCTATGTTCATGGGGGACTTGACCCAAGTGGGAAGCTGGCAGAAGCGGTGTACGGGCAAGCG GAAATCCACAAGAAGGTCATGTCCCTGCAGTTCAGTGAATGCCACACAAAGATCAGGCATGTGGATGCTCATGCCACACTGAGTGATGGAGTGGTGGTGCAAGTCCTCGGAGAACTGTCCAACAACGGCCAGCCCATGAGGAAGTTTATGCAGACTTTTGTGCTTGCTCCTGAG GGTTCAGTGGCAAACAAGTTCTACGTCCACAATGACATCTTCCGCTACGAGGACGAGGTTTTTGGAGACTCTGAAGCTGAGCTTGACGAGG AATCTGAGGAGGAAGTtgaagaagaggcagaggagaggcaGCCGTCCCCTGAGCCACTTCAGGAAAGCCCCAACAGCACCACCTACTATGAATCTCACCCAGTCAC TAATGGAGTAGAGGAGCCCATGGAGGAACCAGCTCCTGAACCAGAGCCGGAGCTTGAACCAGAGCCCAAAGCAGAGGAGACAAAACCTGAAGCAGAGGAGAAGGTTCtggaagagatggaggagaaggcACCTTCACCTGTCCCTGCAGAGTCTCCCCCAAACACTCAGGAGCCTGCCAAG ACTTTCTCCTGGGCTTCAGTAACTAGTAAAAACTTGCCTCCTACCGGCACAGTCACCTCTTCTGGAATCTCCCCCCATGTTGTTAAAGCTCCGAGCTCACAG CCAAGAATTGAAGCCAAACCGGAGTCACAGACCGCACCTTCGAGACCCAGAGACCAGCGCACACGTGACAGACCGGCCTTTACTCAGCGTGGTCCCAGACCTG ATGGTGTTGCATCTTCAGAGTCACAAACTGGAAAACCACACTTGAGTTTTGTAAACAAAG GTGGACGGGCAGACACTGAATCTGGTGACATGGATAGCAGGCGGATTGTGCGGTACCCGGACAGCCACCAGCTCTTTGTCGGAAACCTTCCACATGACATTGACGAGAGCGAGCTCAAAGAATTCTTCATGA CATATGGAAATGTGGTGGAGCTGCGGATCAACACCAAGGGTGTTGGTGGAAAGCTGCCCAACTTTGGATTTGTTGTCTTTGACGACTCTGACCCTGTGCAAAGAATCCTGGGGGCCAAGGTAGACGGG CCCATCATGTTTCGAGGCGAGGTGCGTCTGaatgtggaggagaagaagacacGGGCGGTGCGTGAGCGAGAGACCAGGGGTGGAGGAGACGAACGCCGGGACATGCGACGCAACGACCGGGGCCCTGGAAGTTCCCGTGGCATTGTGGGAAGTGGAATGATGCGGGAACGCGATGGGAGGGGACCACCACCTCGAGGCGGCATGGCTCCAAAACCTGGCATGGGCTCTGGAAGAGGCTCCGGTGGCCAGGGAGAAGGTCGCTTCACCACCCAGCGCCGCTGA
- the g3bp2a gene encoding ras GTPase-activating protein-binding protein 2 isoform X2, translating to MVMEKPSPLLVGREFVRQYYTLLNKAPDFLHRFYGRSSSYVHGGLDPSGKLAEAVYGQAEIHKKVMSLQFSECHTKIRHVDAHATLSDGVVVQVLGELSNNGQPMRKFMQTFVLAPEGSVANKFYVHNDIFRYEDEVFGDSEAELDEESEEEVEEEAEERQPSPEPLQESPNSTTYYESHPVTNGVEEPMEEPAPEPEPELEPEPKAEETKPEAEEKVLEEMEEKAPSPVPAESPPNTQEPAKTFSWASVTSKNLPPTGTVTSSGISPHVVKAPSSQPRIEAKPESQTAPSRPRDQRTRDRPAFTQRGPRPDGVASSESQTGKPHLSFVNKGGRADTESGDMDSRRIVRYPDSHQLFVGNLPHDIDESELKEFFMTYGNVVELRINTKGVGGKLPNFGFVVFDDSDPVQRILGAKPIMFRGEVRLNVEEKKTRAVRERETRGGGDERRDMRRNDRGPGSSRGIVGSGMMRERDGRGPPPRGGMAPKPGMGSGRGSGGQGEGRFTTQRR from the exons ATGGTGATGGAGAAGCCAAGTCCCCTGCTTGTAGGGCGGGAGTTTGTGAGGCAGTATTACACACTCTTAAACAAAGCGCCTGATTTTCTGCACAG GTTTTATGGAAGGAGTTCTTCCTATGTTCATGGGGGACTTGACCCAAGTGGGAAGCTGGCAGAAGCGGTGTACGGGCAAGCG GAAATCCACAAGAAGGTCATGTCCCTGCAGTTCAGTGAATGCCACACAAAGATCAGGCATGTGGATGCTCATGCCACACTGAGTGATGGAGTGGTGGTGCAAGTCCTCGGAGAACTGTCCAACAACGGCCAGCCCATGAGGAAGTTTATGCAGACTTTTGTGCTTGCTCCTGAG GGTTCAGTGGCAAACAAGTTCTACGTCCACAATGACATCTTCCGCTACGAGGACGAGGTTTTTGGAGACTCTGAAGCTGAGCTTGACGAGG AATCTGAGGAGGAAGTtgaagaagaggcagaggagaggcaGCCGTCCCCTGAGCCACTTCAGGAAAGCCCCAACAGCACCACCTACTATGAATCTCACCCAGTCAC TAATGGAGTAGAGGAGCCCATGGAGGAACCAGCTCCTGAACCAGAGCCGGAGCTTGAACCAGAGCCCAAAGCAGAGGAGACAAAACCTGAAGCAGAGGAGAAGGTTCtggaagagatggaggagaaggcACCTTCACCTGTCCCTGCAGAGTCTCCCCCAAACACTCAGGAGCCTGCCAAG ACTTTCTCCTGGGCTTCAGTAACTAGTAAAAACTTGCCTCCTACCGGCACAGTCACCTCTTCTGGAATCTCCCCCCATGTTGTTAAAGCTCCGAGCTCACAG CCAAGAATTGAAGCCAAACCGGAGTCACAGACCGCACCTTCGAGACCCAGAGACCAGCGCACACGTGACAGACCGGCCTTTACTCAGCGTGGTCCCAGACCTG ATGGTGTTGCATCTTCAGAGTCACAAACTGGAAAACCACACTTGAGTTTTGTAAACAAAG GTGGACGGGCAGACACTGAATCTGGTGACATGGATAGCAGGCGGATTGTGCGGTACCCGGACAGCCACCAGCTCTTTGTCGGAAACCTTCCACATGACATTGACGAGAGCGAGCTCAAAGAATTCTTCATGA CATATGGAAATGTGGTGGAGCTGCGGATCAACACCAAGGGTGTTGGTGGAAAGCTGCCCAACTTTGGATTTGTTGTCTTTGACGACTCTGACCCTGTGCAAAGAATCCTGGGGGCCAAG CCCATCATGTTTCGAGGCGAGGTGCGTCTGaatgtggaggagaagaagacacGGGCGGTGCGTGAGCGAGAGACCAGGGGTGGAGGAGACGAACGCCGGGACATGCGACGCAACGACCGGGGCCCTGGAAGTTCCCGTGGCATTGTGGGAAGTGGAATGATGCGGGAACGCGATGGGAGGGGACCACCACCTCGAGGCGGCATGGCTCCAAAACCTGGCATGGGCTCTGGAAGAGGCTCCGGTGGCCAGGGAGAAGGTCGCTTCACCACCCAGCGCCGCTGA